One window from the genome of Roseomonas haemaphysalidis encodes:
- the topA gene encoding type I DNA topoisomerase — protein MTDVVVVESPAKAKTINKYLGADFTVLASFGHVRDLPAKDGSVRPDENFAMDWSSEDRGEKQVGAIAKAMKGAKRLFLATDPDREGEAISWHVQEMLRQKGALKGVEVHRITFNEITKRAVQYALAHPRDLDTPLIEAYMARRALDYLVGFTLSPVLWRKLPGSRSAGRVQSVALRLICEREAEIEAFRAREYWTVEGKFLTVNGAPFHARLTHLEGKKLDQFDLGDEAAAMRARGLVEGGQFSVGSVEKKRVRRNPPPPFTTSTLQQESSRKLGFGAQQTMRLAQQLYEGVEMQGETVGLITYMRTDGVQMAREAMVAIRDHVKDSFGPDYIPAAPREYSSKAKNAQEAHEAIRPTDVTRRPEDVARFLNPDQRRLYELVWKRAVASQMQSAELDQTAVDLVDAGGKSKLRATGSVIAFDGFLKLYREDVDDAVGDDEEGRTLPPMREQDPAKLTAAQADQHFTQPPPRFSEASLVKKMEELGIGRPSTYASILQTLQDREYVKIDKRRFMPEDRGRLVTTFLVSFFERYVDPHFTAGLEEQLDDISGGRADWREVMRVFWDEFNAAVGATKDLTITAVIDALDEELGPHFFPKPADGGNPRTCPNCHNGRLGLRLGRNGAFIGCSNYPECRYTRPLMVPGGEADGEGGGLAGGQRDLGTDPVSGQEVTVRRGPYGVYVQLGEGGTDAKGKPIKPRRTSLARGMDPETLTLERGLALLSLPRVIGLHPESGDEITAAIGRFGPYVKMGSIFKSIDKDDDVLSIGINRAVSLLADAAARVRSMGPHPKDGEPVEVKKGRFGPFAQHNGFVASLPRNLAMEDITLDEAVALLAEKGKKLPPKGKKGAAKKAPAKKAAAATAAEAAPKAKKAAAPKAAAAKKAPAAKKPAAKKAPAKTAKVKA, from the coding sequence ATGACCGACGTCGTCGTCGTCGAATCGCCGGCCAAGGCGAAGACCATCAACAAGTACCTGGGCGCGGACTTCACCGTCCTGGCCAGCTTCGGCCATGTGCGGGACCTGCCCGCCAAGGACGGCAGTGTGCGGCCGGACGAGAACTTCGCCATGGACTGGTCCTCCGAGGACCGGGGGGAGAAGCAGGTCGGCGCCATCGCCAAGGCGATGAAGGGGGCCAAGCGCCTGTTCCTCGCCACCGATCCGGACCGCGAGGGCGAGGCGATCTCCTGGCACGTGCAGGAGATGCTGCGGCAGAAGGGTGCGCTGAAGGGCGTCGAGGTCCACCGCATCACCTTCAACGAGATCACCAAGCGCGCCGTGCAATACGCGCTGGCCCATCCGCGCGACCTCGATACGCCGTTGATCGAGGCCTACATGGCCCGGCGCGCGCTCGACTACCTGGTGGGCTTCACGCTGTCGCCGGTGCTGTGGCGCAAGCTGCCGGGCAGCCGCTCGGCCGGCCGCGTGCAGTCGGTTGCCCTGCGTCTGATCTGCGAGCGCGAGGCGGAGATCGAGGCTTTCCGGGCCCGCGAGTACTGGACCGTCGAGGGCAAGTTCCTCACCGTCAACGGCGCCCCGTTTCATGCCCGGCTGACGCATCTGGAAGGCAAGAAGCTCGACCAGTTCGACCTCGGCGACGAGGCGGCGGCGATGCGGGCCAGGGGGCTGGTGGAGGGTGGCCAGTTCAGCGTCGGCAGCGTCGAAAAGAAGCGCGTCCGCCGCAACCCGCCGCCGCCCTTCACCACCTCCACGCTGCAGCAGGAATCGTCGCGCAAGCTCGGCTTCGGTGCGCAGCAGACCATGCGCCTGGCGCAGCAGCTCTACGAAGGCGTGGAGATGCAGGGCGAGACGGTGGGCCTGATCACCTACATGCGCACCGACGGCGTGCAGATGGCGCGCGAGGCGATGGTCGCCATCCGTGACCATGTGAAGGACAGCTTCGGCCCCGACTACATCCCGGCCGCGCCGCGCGAATATTCCTCCAAGGCCAAGAACGCCCAGGAAGCGCACGAGGCGATTCGCCCGACCGACGTGACCCGCCGGCCGGAGGATGTCGCGCGCTTCCTGAACCCCGACCAGCGCCGGCTGTACGAGCTGGTGTGGAAGCGCGCCGTCGCCAGCCAGATGCAGTCCGCCGAGCTGGACCAGACGGCCGTCGACCTGGTGGACGCGGGCGGCAAGTCGAAGCTGCGCGCCACCGGCAGCGTGATCGCCTTTGACGGCTTCCTGAAGCTGTACCGCGAGGACGTGGACGACGCGGTGGGCGACGACGAGGAAGGCCGCACCCTGCCGCCGATGCGCGAGCAGGACCCCGCCAAGCTGACCGCCGCCCAGGCCGACCAGCACTTCACCCAGCCGCCGCCACGCTTTTCCGAGGCCTCGCTGGTCAAGAAGATGGAGGAGCTCGGCATCGGGCGCCCTTCCACCTACGCCTCCATCCTGCAGACCTTGCAGGACCGCGAATACGTGAAGATCGACAAGCGCCGCTTCATGCCGGAAGACCGGGGGCGGCTGGTCACCACCTTCCTGGTGTCGTTCTTCGAGCGCTACGTGGACCCGCATTTCACCGCCGGGCTCGAGGAACAGCTGGACGACATCTCCGGCGGCCGCGCCGACTGGCGCGAGGTGATGCGCGTCTTCTGGGATGAGTTCAACGCGGCCGTCGGCGCTACCAAGGACCTGACGATCACCGCCGTGATCGACGCGCTGGACGAGGAGCTGGGTCCGCACTTCTTTCCGAAGCCGGCCGATGGCGGCAATCCCCGCACCTGCCCGAACTGCCACAACGGCCGCCTGGGCCTGCGCCTGGGCCGCAACGGTGCCTTTATCGGCTGCTCGAACTATCCGGAATGCCGCTACACCCGCCCGCTGATGGTACCGGGCGGCGAGGCGGACGGCGAAGGCGGTGGCCTGGCCGGCGGCCAGCGCGACCTGGGCACCGACCCGGTCAGCGGGCAGGAGGTCACGGTGCGCCGCGGCCCCTACGGCGTCTACGTGCAGCTTGGCGAGGGCGGCACGGATGCCAAGGGCAAGCCCATCAAGCCACGCCGCACCAGCCTGGCACGCGGCATGGACCCGGAAACCCTGACCCTGGAGCGGGGGCTCGCCTTGCTGTCCCTGCCCCGCGTCATCGGCCTGCATCCCGAAAGCGGCGATGAGATCACCGCCGCCATCGGGCGCTTCGGCCCCTACGTGAAGATGGGCAGCATCTTCAAGTCGATCGATAAGGACGACGATGTCCTGAGCATCGGCATCAACCGTGCCGTGTCTCTGCTGGCCGATGCCGCCGCGCGCGTCCGTTCCATGGGTCCGCACCCCAAGGACGGCGAGCCGGTGGAGGTGAAGAAGGGTCGCTTCGGCCCCTTCGCGCAGCACAACGGCTTTGTCGCCAGCCTGCCGCGCAACCTGGCGATGGAGGACATCACGCTGGACGAAGCGGTGGCGCTGCTGGCGGAAAAGGGCAAGAAGCTGCCGCCCAAGGGCAAGAAGGGCGCGGCCAAGAAGGCGCCTGCCAAGAAGGCCGCCGCCGCAACGGCGGCCGAGGCAGCCCCGAAGGCCAAAAAGGCAGCAGCCCCCAAGGCCGCGGCCGCTAAGAAGGCGCCCGCCGCCAAGAAGCCCGCCGCCAAAAAGGCGCCGGCCAAGACCGCAAAGGTGAAGGCCTGA
- the dprA gene encoding DNA-processing protein DprA, with protein MNHAEVLALLRLSRTEGIGPMTWRRLMAQHGTAVAALDALPAHAARRATPFAPCSAAEAERELERLDAMGGRFLVWGTEGYPPLLALLDDAPPLLAVIGDPDCLHARQVAVVGARNASALGRRMAGELAEALAEQGIVVTSGLARGIDGAAHEGALRAGQSVGVVPGGIDVAYPMEHAALQGALAEQGAVVAEAPIGTAPIARHFPRRNRIIAGLSLGVVVVEAAYRSGTLMTARLALEAGREVFAVPGSPLDPRCAGSNDLIRQGAHLTGSVSDVLDHLPEAPHAAPLFRPSYTPTPSPAPEPPRTTAGDHGQLLDFIGDSPVTVDELLRRCHLSPAAMQAILLDLELEGRIETLPGNRVVRSS; from the coding sequence GTGAACCACGCCGAGGTGCTCGCGCTGCTGCGGCTGTCGCGCACCGAGGGCATAGGGCCGATGACGTGGCGCCGCCTGATGGCGCAGCATGGCACCGCCGTGGCGGCGCTGGACGCGCTGCCCGCGCATGCCGCCCGCCGCGCAACGCCCTTCGCCCCCTGTTCCGCCGCCGAGGCGGAGCGGGAGCTGGAGCGGCTGGATGCCATGGGCGGCCGCTTTCTGGTCTGGGGCACCGAAGGCTACCCGCCCTTGCTGGCGCTGCTGGACGACGCACCGCCGCTCTTGGCGGTGATCGGCGACCCGGACTGCCTGCACGCCCGGCAGGTGGCCGTGGTCGGTGCGCGCAACGCTTCCGCGCTCGGCCGTCGCATGGCCGGCGAGCTGGCGGAGGCCCTGGCGGAGCAGGGCATCGTCGTCACCTCCGGACTGGCGCGCGGCATCGATGGCGCGGCGCATGAGGGCGCGTTGCGGGCGGGGCAAAGCGTCGGCGTGGTGCCGGGCGGGATCGATGTCGCGTACCCGATGGAACATGCCGCCCTGCAAGGCGCGCTGGCCGAACAGGGCGCGGTGGTGGCGGAAGCGCCGATCGGCACGGCGCCCATCGCCCGTCATTTTCCGCGCCGCAACCGGATCATCGCCGGTCTCAGCCTCGGAGTCGTGGTGGTGGAGGCCGCGTATCGCTCGGGCACCCTGATGACGGCGCGGCTGGCCCTGGAAGCCGGGCGCGAGGTCTTCGCCGTGCCCGGCAGCCCGCTGGACCCGCGCTGCGCCGGCTCCAACGACCTGATCCGCCAGGGCGCGCATCTGACCGGCAGCGTGAGCGATGTGCTGGACCACCTGCCGGAAGCCCCGCACGCCGCGCCGCTGTTCCGCCCAAGCTACACCCCAACCCCGTCCCCGGCGCCGGAACCGCCCCGCACGACCGCCGGCGATCACGGACAACTGCTTGATTTCATAGGCGACAGTCCGGTTACGGTTGACGAGTTGCTCCGGCGCTGCCACCTCTCGCCTGCTGCGATGCAGGCGATCCTGCTGGATCTGGAGTTGGAGGGACGGATCGAAACCCTCCCCGGCAACCGCGTGGTCCGCAGCAGCTGA
- the plsY gene encoding glycerol-3-phosphate 1-O-acyltransferase PlsY, with amino-acid sequence MNGYLIAAAVIGYLSGSVPYGLLLTRAAGLGDIRSIGSGNIGATNVLRTGNKKVAAATLLLDALKGAVPVLSLAALWGRDAGLVAGIAALLGHVFPVWLGFKGGKGVATGAGVLLAASWWIGILCALIWFGMAKLTRISSASALTACACAPVIALLAGDWRLAGFLLVVVAIIIWRHQDNIRRLLAGTEPRIGQGK; translated from the coding sequence ATGAACGGGTACCTGATCGCCGCCGCCGTCATCGGCTATCTGTCCGGCTCCGTCCCCTACGGGTTGCTGCTGACCCGCGCGGCGGGGCTGGGCGACATCCGCTCCATCGGCAGCGGCAACATCGGCGCCACCAACGTCCTGCGCACCGGCAACAAGAAGGTGGCGGCGGCGACGCTGCTGCTGGATGCGTTGAAGGGCGCGGTGCCGGTGCTGTCGCTGGCGGCGCTGTGGGGCCGGGACGCCGGTCTGGTGGCGGGCATCGCCGCGCTGCTCGGGCACGTCTTTCCCGTTTGGCTCGGCTTCAAGGGCGGCAAGGGCGTGGCGACCGGCGCCGGCGTGCTGCTGGCCGCGAGCTGGTGGATCGGCATCCTGTGCGCCCTGATCTGGTTCGGCATGGCCAAGCTCACCAGGATCTCCTCCGCCTCCGCCCTCACGGCATGCGCCTGCGCGCCGGTGATCGCGCTGCTGGCGGGTGACTGGAGGCTGGCGGGCTTTCTGCTGGTGGTGGTCGCGATCATCATCTGGCGGCACCAGGACAACATCCGCCGGCTGCTCGCCGGCACCGAGCCGCGAATCGGCCAGGGCAAGTGA
- a CDS encoding dihydroorotase, which produces MPSSFIPDTLFTNARLVDPASGLDSPGGLLISRGVIADHGGSLGVPDGATVVDCGGAVLAPGLVDLRASLGEPGNEYRETIDSAAEAAAAGGITTLCALPDTDTPLDDPALLRFVWQRGEAGGSLSVLPYGAATKKCAGKELSEFGLLKEAGAVAFTDGTHAIGSARVMRLALSYARAFGSFVVQHPEEPDLARGGVATEGEMASRMGLPGIPAAAEAMMVARDIALARITRGHVHFAHVSTAGALALIRQAKDEGLSVTCDTAPPYFDLNETAIGDFRTYAKLSPPLRREEDRLAVVAALQDGTIDAIASDHQPRDADDKRLPFAQAEAGGAGLATLLGVTLARVHGGDLSLPQALALLTQKPATLLGLDTGRLARGAPADLVLFDPERGWKVEAGKLPGKAQNSPFDGRPLEGRVLGTWKAGRRVFG; this is translated from the coding sequence ATGCCCTCCTCCTTCATCCCCGACACCCTGTTCACCAATGCCCGGCTGGTGGACCCGGCTTCCGGCCTCGATTCGCCAGGCGGGCTGCTGATCAGCCGCGGCGTGATCGCCGACCACGGCGGCTCGCTGGGCGTGCCGGACGGCGCCACGGTGGTCGATTGCGGCGGCGCCGTGCTGGCCCCAGGCCTGGTCGACCTGCGCGCCAGCCTCGGCGAGCCCGGCAACGAATACCGCGAAACCATCGACAGCGCGGCCGAGGCAGCGGCGGCGGGCGGCATCACGACCCTTTGCGCCCTGCCCGACACGGACACGCCGCTGGACGACCCCGCCCTGCTGCGCTTCGTGTGGCAGCGCGGCGAGGCCGGCGGCAGCCTGTCCGTCCTGCCCTACGGCGCCGCGACCAAGAAATGCGCGGGCAAGGAGCTGTCCGAGTTCGGGCTGCTCAAGGAAGCGGGCGCCGTGGCCTTCACGGACGGCACGCATGCCATCGGCAGTGCCCGGGTGATGCGCCTGGCCTTGTCCTATGCCCGGGCCTTCGGCTCCTTCGTCGTGCAGCACCCGGAGGAGCCCGACCTTGCCCGCGGCGGCGTGGCGACGGAAGGCGAGATGGCCAGCCGCATGGGCCTGCCGGGCATCCCCGCCGCCGCCGAGGCGATGATGGTGGCGCGCGACATCGCTTTGGCGCGCATCACGCGTGGCCACGTGCATTTCGCCCATGTCTCCACCGCCGGTGCCCTGGCGCTGATCCGGCAAGCCAAGGACGAGGGGCTTTCCGTCACCTGCGACACCGCGCCCCCCTATTTCGACCTCAATGAAACGGCGATCGGCGACTTCCGCACCTATGCCAAGCTGTCCCCCCCGCTGCGGCGGGAAGAGGACCGCTTGGCCGTGGTGGCGGCGCTGCAGGACGGCACCATCGACGCCATCGCTTCCGACCACCAGCCGCGCGACGCCGACGACAAGCGCCTGCCCTTCGCCCAGGCCGAGGCCGGCGGCGCCGGGCTGGCGACGCTGCTGGGCGTCACCCTCGCGCGCGTGCATGGCGGTGATCTGTCGCTGCCGCAGGCGCTGGCGCTGCTGACGCAGAAGCCCGCGACGCTGCTGGGCCTGGACACCGGCCGCCTGGCCCGCGGTGCCCCGGCCGACCTGGTGCTGTTCGATCCGGAGCGGGGCTGGAAGGTCGAAGCCGGCAAGCTGCCGGGCAAGGCACAGAACTCACCCTTCGATGGCAGGCCGCTGGAAGGCCGCGTGCTGGGCACCTGGAAGGCCGGCAGGCGGGTGTTCGGATGA
- a CDS encoding aspartate carbamoyltransferase catalytic subunit, which produces MVAYPHRHLLALQGLEPPYIADLLDLAESYALLNRSGKTQRDQLRGRTLINLFFEDSTRTRTSFELAGKRLGADVINMSVSQSSVNKGETLLDTASTLNAMHCDLLVVRHAQSGAPALLSQKVDAAVINAGDGTHEHPTQALLDALTIRRRKGALENLTVAICGDVLHSRVARSNIHLLSAMNCRVRVVGPPTLLPAEVERMGVEVFHDMKSGLRDADVVMMLRLQKERMSGGLVPSAREYFRFFGLDAAKLSVAKPDAIVMHPGPMNRGVEIDSAVADDPVRSVIGEQVEMGVAVRMAVLDILSRNLRRNARP; this is translated from the coding sequence ATGGTCGCTTATCCGCACCGGCATCTCCTCGCCCTGCAAGGGCTGGAGCCGCCATATATCGCCGATCTGCTGGATCTGGCCGAGTCCTACGCCCTGCTGAACCGCAGCGGCAAGACGCAGCGGGACCAGCTCCGCGGCCGCACCCTCATCAACCTGTTCTTCGAGGACAGCACCCGCACCCGCACCTCCTTTGAGCTCGCGGGCAAGCGGCTGGGCGCGGACGTGATCAACATGTCCGTCAGCCAGTCCAGCGTGAACAAGGGCGAGACGCTGCTCGACACCGCCTCCACCCTGAACGCCATGCATTGCGACCTGCTGGTGGTGCGCCATGCGCAGTCCGGCGCCCCCGCGCTGCTGAGCCAGAAGGTGGACGCGGCGGTGATCAACGCCGGCGACGGCACGCACGAGCACCCCACCCAGGCGCTGCTGGACGCACTGACCATCCGCCGCCGCAAGGGCGCGCTGGAGAACCTGACGGTCGCCATCTGCGGCGACGTGCTGCACAGCCGGGTCGCGCGCTCCAACATCCACCTGCTCAGCGCCATGAACTGCCGGGTGCGGGTGGTCGGCCCGCCGACCCTGCTGCCGGCCGAGGTGGAGCGCATGGGCGTGGAAGTGTTCCACGACATGAAATCCGGCCTGCGCGACGCCGACGTGGTGATGATGCTCCGGCTCCAGAAGGAACGCATGTCCGGCGGGCTGGTCCCCTCGGCGCGCGAATACTTCCGCTTCTTCGGGCTGGACGCCGCCAAGCTGTCCGTGGCCAAGCCCGATGCCATCGTCATGCACCCCGGCCCGATGAACCGCGGCGTCGAGATCGACAGCGCCGTGGCGGACGACCCCGTCCGCAGCGTCATCGGCGAGCAGGTGGAGATGGGCGTCGCCGTGCGCATGGCGGTGCTCGACATCCTGTCCCGCAACCTGCGGCGGAACGCCCGGCCATGA
- the ruvX gene encoding Holliday junction resolvase RuvX, whose translation MPLFNLSDLRAALSRDQRLIGIDPGQRTIGVALSDVTLMLASPYKGVARAKLAVNAAEISAIARKEGAGGLVVGLPLGMDGSFGPAAQSAKDWATAISEATGLPCALWDERLSSSAVNRMLIREADLTRAKRAKVVDAAAAAYMLQAALDASAR comes from the coding sequence ATGCCCTTGTTCAACCTGAGCGACCTCCGCGCTGCCCTGAGCCGCGACCAGCGCCTGATCGGCATCGACCCCGGGCAGCGGACCATCGGCGTGGCCCTATCCGATGTCACGCTCATGCTGGCCAGCCCGTACAAGGGCGTCGCGCGCGCCAAGCTGGCGGTGAATGCCGCCGAGATCTCGGCCATCGCGCGCAAGGAAGGGGCCGGCGGGCTGGTGGTGGGCCTGCCGCTGGGCATGGACGGCTCCTTCGGTCCCGCCGCGCAATCGGCCAAGGACTGGGCCACAGCCATCTCGGAAGCCACGGGCCTGCCCTGTGCGCTGTGGGACGAGCGGCTGTCCTCGTCCGCCGTCAACCGCATGCTGATCCGCGAGGCGGACCTGACCCGGGCCAAGCGGGCCAAGGTCGTGGACGCCGCCGCCGCCGCCTACATGCTGCAGGCGGCACTGGATGCCAGCGCACGCTGA
- the gatC gene encoding Asp-tRNA(Asn)/Glu-tRNA(Gln) amidotransferase subunit GatC — translation MSLDTATVRRVASLARIRVEDEELPRLQAELNGILGWIEQLQAVNTDGVEPMAGGGTQALRLREDKVTDGGIQQEVLANAPDHADVFFSVPKVVE, via the coding sequence ATGTCGCTCGACACCGCCACTGTCCGGCGCGTCGCGTCGCTCGCCCGCATCAGGGTCGAGGACGAGGAGCTGCCGCGCCTGCAGGCCGAACTCAACGGAATCCTGGGCTGGATCGAGCAGCTGCAAGCCGTCAACACCGACGGCGTCGAGCCCATGGCCGGCGGCGGCACACAGGCGCTGCGCCTGCGCGAGGACAAGGTGACCGACGGCGGCATCCAGCAAGAGGTCCTGGCCAATGCGCCGGACCATGCGGACGTGTTCTTCAGCGTGCCCAAGGTGGTGGAGTGA
- the gatA gene encoding Asp-tRNA(Asn)/Glu-tRNA(Gln) amidotransferase subunit GatA — MTSLTDLTLAAARAGLDKRDFSAAELTDAHLKGIEALNPRLNAFITVTAEVAREQAKAADQALGKGEGRALTGIPLAIKDLFCTAGTRTTAASKILGNFVPPYESTVTANLLRDGAVFLGKANLDEFAMGSSNATSAFGGVENPWKRAGDDTVLVPGGSSGGSAAAVAARLALGATATDTGGSIRQPAAFCGIAGIKPTYGRVSRFGTVAFASSLDQAGPVARTVEDCAILLRSMAGFDPRDATSADVAVPDFASACARGVKGLRIGIPREFRLPGMPAEIEALWQQGIAWLRDAGAETVEISLPHTQYALPTYYIVAPAEASSNLARYDGVRFGLREEGADLKDLYERTRRAGFGDEVRRRILIGTYVLSAGYYDAYYLKAQKIRALIKRDFDEAWGKVDAILTPATPSAAFGRDEKQDDPVAMYLNDVFTVTANLAGIPGMSVPAGLDSKGLPLGLQVLGKSFDEETVFAVGHAIERAAMFTATPALKAAA; from the coding sequence GTGACCAGCCTGACCGACCTGACCCTGGCCGCCGCCCGCGCGGGCCTGGACAAGCGCGACTTCAGTGCCGCCGAGTTGACCGATGCGCACCTCAAGGGCATCGAGGCGCTGAACCCGCGCCTGAACGCCTTTATCACCGTCACGGCCGAGGTCGCGCGCGAGCAGGCGAAGGCGGCCGACCAGGCCCTCGGCAAGGGGGAGGGCCGGGCGCTCACCGGCATCCCCCTGGCCATCAAGGATCTGTTCTGCACCGCCGGCACGCGCACCACGGCGGCCAGCAAGATCCTCGGCAACTTCGTGCCGCCCTATGAAAGCACGGTGACCGCCAACCTGCTGCGGGATGGCGCGGTGTTCCTGGGCAAGGCAAACCTGGACGAGTTCGCCATGGGCTCCTCCAACGCCACCTCCGCCTTTGGTGGGGTGGAGAACCCCTGGAAGCGCGCGGGCGACGACACGGTGCTGGTGCCCGGCGGCTCCTCCGGCGGCTCGGCCGCGGCGGTGGCGGCCCGTTTGGCGCTGGGCGCCACGGCCACCGACACGGGCGGTTCCATCCGCCAGCCGGCCGCCTTCTGCGGCATCGCGGGCATCAAGCCGACCTATGGGCGCGTGTCGCGCTTCGGCACCGTCGCCTTCGCCTCCTCGCTGGACCAGGCGGGGCCGGTGGCGCGCACCGTGGAGGACTGCGCCATCCTGCTCCGCTCCATGGCCGGCTTCGACCCACGCGACGCGACCAGCGCGGATGTCGCCGTGCCCGACTTCGCGAGCGCCTGCGCGCGCGGCGTAAAGGGCCTGCGCATCGGCATTCCGCGCGAGTTCCGCTTGCCGGGCATGCCCGCCGAGATCGAGGCGTTGTGGCAGCAGGGCATTGCCTGGCTGCGCGACGCTGGCGCGGAAACGGTGGAGATCAGCCTGCCGCACACGCAATACGCGTTGCCCACCTATTACATCGTGGCACCGGCCGAGGCGTCCTCGAACCTCGCGCGCTATGATGGCGTGCGCTTCGGGCTGCGCGAGGAAGGGGCTGACCTCAAGGACCTGTACGAACGCACCCGCCGCGCCGGCTTCGGCGACGAGGTGCGGCGGCGTATCCTGATCGGCACCTACGTGCTCAGCGCCGGCTATTACGACGCGTATTACCTGAAGGCGCAGAAGATCCGCGCGCTGATCAAGCGCGACTTCGACGAGGCCTGGGGCAAGGTGGACGCCATCCTGACGCCCGCCACGCCTTCCGCCGCCTTTGGCCGCGATGAGAAGCAGGACGACCCGGTGGCGATGTATCTGAATGACGTCTTCACGGTGACCGCGAACCTCGCCGGCATCCCGGGCATGTCCGTGCCTGCCGGTCTGGACAGCAAGGGCCTGCCGCTGGGATTGCAGGTGCTGGGCAAGTCCTTTGACGAGGAAACCGTTTTCGCCGTCGGCCACGCCATCGAGCGCGCCGCGATGTTTACCGCCACCCCCGCCCTGAAGGCTGCGGCATGA
- the gatB gene encoding Asp-tRNA(Asn)/Glu-tRNA(Gln) amidotransferase subunit GatB, with protein MSYTIEGATGTWEVVIGLEVHAQVTSNAKLFSGAATEFGAEPNSQVSFVDAGFPGMLPVINGECVAQAVRTGLGLNAQVNLWSRFDRKNYFYADLPQGYQISQFEFPIIGTGKIEITLSDGSVKEIGITRLHLEQDAGKSLHDQHPTKSYIDLNRSGVALMEIVSEPDLRSPEEAGAYLTKLRQILRYLGTCDGNMEQGSLRADVNVSVRKAGEGFRTRCEVKNVNSIRYVMQAVEAEAQRQVEVWEAGEEVVQETRLFDTTRGVTRSMRSKEDAHDYRYFPDPDLPPLVLEQSWVDGLKAALPELPDARRARYVGDFGLTPYDAHVLTLEKETAAFYETVAAGRDPKIAANWLTGDFFAGLNRTGHGIGDSPVTAAHLGELLDLIKDGTLSGKLAKEVLEAMFETSKAPSVLVEERGLKQVTDTGAIEAMIDEVMAKNADKVAEYRSGKDKLFGFFVGQTMKAMQGKGNPALVNDLLKRKLA; from the coding sequence ATGAGCTACACCATCGAAGGTGCGACCGGCACCTGGGAAGTCGTGATCGGGCTGGAAGTGCACGCCCAGGTGACGTCCAACGCCAAGCTGTTCAGCGGTGCGGCCACCGAGTTTGGCGCCGAGCCGAACAGCCAGGTCAGCTTCGTCGATGCCGGCTTTCCCGGCATGCTGCCCGTCATCAATGGCGAGTGCGTGGCGCAGGCGGTGCGGACCGGGCTGGGGCTGAACGCGCAGGTCAACCTGTGGTCGCGCTTTGATCGCAAGAACTACTTCTATGCCGACCTGCCGCAGGGCTACCAGATCAGCCAGTTTGAATTTCCCATTATTGGCACTGGCAAGATCGAGATCACGCTGTCCGATGGCAGCGTCAAGGAGATCGGTATCACCCGGCTGCACCTGGAGCAGGATGCCGGCAAGTCGCTGCACGACCAGCACCCGACCAAGAGCTATATCGACCTCAACCGCTCTGGCGTGGCGCTGATGGAGATCGTCTCCGAACCCGACCTGCGCTCGCCGGAGGAGGCGGGCGCATACCTGACCAAGCTGCGGCAGATCCTGCGCTACCTCGGCACCTGTGACGGCAACATGGAACAGGGCTCGCTGCGCGCCGATGTCAACGTGTCCGTCCGCAAAGCGGGCGAGGGGTTCCGCACCCGTTGCGAGGTGAAGAACGTCAACTCCATTCGCTACGTCATGCAGGCCGTGGAGGCCGAGGCGCAACGGCAGGTCGAGGTCTGGGAAGCCGGCGAAGAGGTCGTGCAGGAAACGCGCCTGTTCGACACGACGCGCGGCGTGACCCGCTCCATGCGCTCCAAGGAAGACGCGCATGACTACCGCTATTTCCCCGACCCGGACCTGCCGCCGCTAGTGCTGGAGCAGAGCTGGGTGGACGGGCTGAAGGCCGCGCTGCCGGAACTGCCGGACGCACGCCGCGCCCGCTACGTCGGGGATTTCGGCCTGACGCCTTATGACGCGCACGTGCTGACTCTGGAAAAGGAGACGGCGGCCTTCTACGAGACCGTCGCCGCCGGCCGCGACCCGAAGATCGCCGCCAACTGGCTGACCGGCGATTTCTTTGCCGGCCTGAACCGCACCGGCCATGGCATCGGCGACTCGCCAGTCACTGCGGCGCATCTTGGTGAACTGCTGGACCTGATCAAGGATGGCACGCTGTCCGGCAAGCTGGCGAAGGAGGTGCTGGAGGCGATGTTTGAAACCAGCAAGGCCCCATCCGTGCTGGTCGAGGAACGCGGCCTGAAGCAGGTGACCGATACCGGTGCGATCGAGGCGATGATCGATGAGGTCATGGCGAAGAACGCCGACAAGGTGGCCGAATACCGTAGCGGCAAGGACAAGCTGTTCGGCTTCTTTGTTGGCCAGACGATGAAGGCGATGCAGGGCAAGGGGAACCCGGCCCTGGTGAACGACCTGCTGAAGCGCAAGCTGGCCTGA